Proteins co-encoded in one Erinaceus europaeus chromosome 2, mEriEur2.1, whole genome shotgun sequence genomic window:
- the LOC103124498 gene encoding zinc finger protein 580, translating into MLLLPPRPPHPRSSSPEAMDPPPPKAPPFPKAEGAASAPAAAAGPRPPRLGRHLLIDANGVPYTYTAPLEEEPRAPAPHEAAPGEPGPRKGFSCPECARAFASPLRLQSHRVSHSDLKPFTCGACGKAFKRSSHLSRHRATHRARPPHTCPLCPRRFQDAAELAQHVRLH; encoded by the coding sequence atgctgctgctgccgccgcgGCCACCGCACCCCCGGTCCTCCTCCCCGGAGGCCATGGACCCGCCGCCCCCCAAGGCGCCCCCTTTCCCCAAGGCCGAGGGCGCCGCGTCCgctccggcggcggcggcgggtccGCGCCCCCCGCGGCTGGGCCGCCACCTGCTCATCGACGCCAACGGGGTGCCCTACACCTACACGGCGCCGCTGGAGGAGGAGCCGCGCGCGCCCGCGCCCCACGAGGCCGCCCCCGGGGAGCCCGGGCCCCGCAAGGGCTTCAGCTGCCCCGAGTGCGCGCGCGCCTTCGCCAGCCCGCTGCGCCTGCAGAGCCACCGCGTGTCGCACTCGGACCTCAAGCCCTTCACGTGCGGCGCCTGCGGCAAGGCCTTCAAGCGCTCCAGCCACCTGTCCCGCCACCGCGCCACGCACCGCGCGCGCCCGCCGCACACCTGCCCGCTGTGCCCGCGCCGCTTCCAGGACGCGGCGGAGCTGGCGCAGCACGTGCGCCTGCACTAG
- the CCDC106 gene encoding coiled-coil domain-containing protein 106: MSDRTGRRTIEEAGGLALRGPGAWGGCGRGQGPGVSLHPCSPVKKDDEALELSIPFDEAPHLDPHLFYSLSPSRGNFEEPPGAASPTVPLMDGVRAQLHMALERNSWLQKRIEDLEEERDFLRCQLDKFISSARPEAEDHCRGKPGPRRVEADGRGGPEASDPESAASSVSAASSEGSAGERKRQRQKGAGRRFGKPKARERQRVKDADGVLCRYKKILGTFQKLKSMSRAFEHHRVDRNTVALTTPIAELLIVAPEKLAEVGEFDPTKERLLEYSRRCFLALDDETLKKVQALKKSKLLLPITYRFKR, encoded by the exons ATGAGTGACCGCACCGGCCGGAGGACAATTGAGGAGGCTGGCGGCCTGGCCCTCCGGGGTCCCGGTGCGTGGGGCGGGTGTGGGCGGGGGCAGGGCCCCGGGGTGAGCCTGCACCCCTGCTCCCCAGTGAAGAAGGATGATGAGGCCCTGGAGCTGTCCATTCCTTTCGACGAGGCGCCTCACCTGGACCCTCACCTCTTCTACAGCCTGAGCCCCTCTCGAGGAAACTTCGAGG AGCCCCCGGGGGCCGCgtcccccaccgtgcccctgatGGACGGCGTCAGGGCCCAGCTGCACATGGCCTTGGAGAGGAACTCGTGGCTGCAGAAGCGCATCGAGGACCTGGAGGAAGAGCGTGACTTCCTGCGCTGTCAGCTGGACAAGTTCATCTCCTCCGCCCGCCCGGAGGCAG aggacCACTGCCGCGGGAAGCCTGGGCCTCGGCGAGTGGAGGCGGATGGCCGGGGCGGGCCAGAGGCCTCGGATCCAGAGTCGGCGGCGTCCTCGGTGAGCGCCGCGTCCTCGGAGGGCAGCGCTGGCGAGAGGAAGCGGCAGCGGCAAAAGGGCGCCGGGCGGCGCTTTGGGAAGCCCAAGGCCCGGGAGAGACAGCGGG TGAAGGACGCCGACGGGGTCCTGTGCCGCTACAAGAAGATCCTGGGCACCTTCCAGAAGCTCAAGAGCATGTCGCGGGCCTTCGAGCACCACCGCGTGGACCGCAACACCGTGGCGCTCACCACGCCCATCGCCGAGCTGCTCATCGTGGCCCCCGAGAAGCTGGCGGAGGTGGGCGAGTTCGACCCCACCAAGGAGCGGCTGCTCGAGTACTCGCGCCGCTGCTTCCTGGCGCTGGACGACGAGACGCTCAAGAAGGTGCAGGCGCTCAAGAAGAGCAAGCTGCTGCTGCCCATCACCTACCGCTTCAAGCGGTGA
- the U2AF2 gene encoding splicing factor U2AF 65 kDa subunit isoform X1 encodes MSDFDEFERQLNENKQERDKENRHRKRSHSRSRSRDRKRRSRSRDRRNRDQRSASRDRRRRSKPLARGAKEEHGGLIRSPRHEKKKKARKYWDVPPPGFEHITPMQYKAMQAAGQIPATALLPTMTPDGLAVTPTPVPVVGSQMTRQARRLYVGNIPFGITEEAMMDFFNAQMRLGGLTQAPGNPVLAVQINQDKNFAFLEFRSVDETTQAMAFDGIIFQGQSLKIRRPHDYQPLPGMSENPSVYVPGVVSTVVPDSAHKLFIGGLPNYLNDDQVKELLTSFGPLKAFNLVKDSATGLSKGYAFCEYVDINVTDQAIAGLNGMQLGDKKLLVQRASVGAKNATLSTINQTPVTLQVPGLMSSQVQMGGHPTEVLCLMNMVLPEELLDDEEYEEIVEDVRDECGKYGVVKSIEIPRPVDGVEVPGCGKIFVEFTSVFDCQKAMQGLTGRKFANRVVVTKYCDPDSYHRRDFW; translated from the exons ATGTCGGACTTCGACGAATTCGAGCGGCAGCTCAACGAGAACAAGCAAG agCGGGACAAGGAGAACCGGCACCGCAAGCGAAGCCACAGCCGCTCCCGCAGCCGGGACCGCAAGCGCCGGAGCCGCAGCCGCGACCGCCGGAACCGCGACCAGCGCAGCGCCTCCCGGGACCGGCGGCGGCGGAG CAAGCCCTTGGCCAGAGGCGCCAAAGAGGAGCATGGTGGACTGAt aCGCTCCCCCCGCcacgagaagaagaagaaggcccgAAAGTACTGGGACGTGCCGCCCCCGGGCTTCGAGCACATCACCCCCATGCAGTACAAGGCCATGCAAG CTGCTGGTCAGATTCCGGCCACGGCCCTCCTCCCCACCATGACTCCTGACGGTCTGGCCGTGACCCCGACGCCGGTGCCCGTGGTCGGCAGCCAGATGACCAGGCAGGCCCGGCGCCTCTACGTGGGCAACATCCCTTTTGGCATCACTGAG gaagcCATGATGGACTTCTTCAACGCTCAGATGCGCCTGGGAGGGCTGACCCAGGCCCCCGGGAACCCCGTCTTGGCTGTGCAGATTAACCAGGACAAGAACTTTGCCTTCTTAGAG TTCCGCTCAGTGGACGAGACGACCCAGGCCATGGCCTTCGACGGCATCATCTTCCAGGGCCAGTCGCTGAAGATCCGCAGGCCTCACGACTACCAGCCCCTGCCTGGCATGTCGGAGAATCCCTCCGTCTACGTGCCCG GAGTTGTGTCCACGGTGGTCCCTGACTCTGCCCACAAGCTGTTCATCGGGGGCTTACCCAACTACCTGAACGACGACCAG gtcaaAGAGCTGCTCACGTCCTTCGGGCCCCTCAAGGCCTTCAACCTGGTCAAGGACAGTGCCACGGGGCTCTCCAAGGGCTACGCCTTCTGTGAGTACGTGGACATCAACGTCACAGACCAG GCCATCGCCGGGCTGAACGGGATGCAGCTGGGAGATAAGAAGCTGCTCGTGCAAAGGGCAAGTGTGGGAGCCAAGAATGCCACGCTG AGCACCATCAACCAGACGCCGGTGACGCTGCAGGTGCCGGGCCTGATGAGCTCGCAGGTGCAGATGGGCGGCCACCCGACCGAGGTGCTGTGCCTCATGAACATGGTGCTGCCGGAGGAGCTGCTGGACGACGAGGAGTACGAGGAGATCGTGGAGGACGTGCGCGACGAGTGCGGCAAGTACGGCGTCGTCAAGTCCATCGAGATCCCCCGGCCCGTGGACGGCGTGGAGGTGCCCGGCTGCGGGAAG ATCTTCGTGGAGTTCACGTCCGTGTTCGACTGCCAGAAGGCCATGCAGGGCCTGACGGGTCGCAAGTTCGCCAACAGAGTGGTTGTCACCAAGTACTGTGACCCCGACTCGTACCACCGCAGGGACTTCTGGTAG
- the U2AF2 gene encoding splicing factor U2AF 65 kDa subunit isoform X3, whose product MSDFDEFERQLNENKQERDKENRHRKRSHSRSRSRDRKRRSRSRDRRNRDQRSASRDRRRRSKPLARGAKEEHGGLIRSPRHEKKKKARKYWDVPPPGFEHITPMQYKAMQAAGQIPATALLPTMTPDGLAVTPTPVPVVGSQMTRQARRLYVGNIPFGITEEAMMDFFNAQMRLGGLTQAPGNPVLAVQINQDKNFAFLEFRSVDETTQAMAFDGIIFQGQSLKIRRPHDYQPLPGMSENPSVYVPGVVSTVVPDSAHKLFIGGLPNYLNDDQVKELLTSFGPLKAFNLVKDSATGLSKGYAFCEYVDINVTDQAIAGLNGMQLGDKKLLVQRASVGAKNATLVSPLSTINQTPVTLQVPGLMSSQVQMGGHPTEVLCLMNMVLPEELLDDEEYEEIVEDVRDECGKYGVVKSIEIPRPVDGVEVPGCGKIFVEFTSVFDCQKAMQGLTGRKFANRVVVTKYCDPDSYHRRDFW is encoded by the exons ATGTCGGACTTCGACGAATTCGAGCGGCAGCTCAACGAGAACAAGCAAG agCGGGACAAGGAGAACCGGCACCGCAAGCGAAGCCACAGCCGCTCCCGCAGCCGGGACCGCAAGCGCCGGAGCCGCAGCCGCGACCGCCGGAACCGCGACCAGCGCAGCGCCTCCCGGGACCGGCGGCGGCGGAG CAAGCCCTTGGCCAGAGGCGCCAAAGAGGAGCATGGTGGACTGAt aCGCTCCCCCCGCcacgagaagaagaagaaggcccgAAAGTACTGGGACGTGCCGCCCCCGGGCTTCGAGCACATCACCCCCATGCAGTACAAGGCCATGCAAG CTGCTGGTCAGATTCCGGCCACGGCCCTCCTCCCCACCATGACTCCTGACGGTCTGGCCGTGACCCCGACGCCGGTGCCCGTGGTCGGCAGCCAGATGACCAGGCAGGCCCGGCGCCTCTACGTGGGCAACATCCCTTTTGGCATCACTGAG gaagcCATGATGGACTTCTTCAACGCTCAGATGCGCCTGGGAGGGCTGACCCAGGCCCCCGGGAACCCCGTCTTGGCTGTGCAGATTAACCAGGACAAGAACTTTGCCTTCTTAGAG TTCCGCTCAGTGGACGAGACGACCCAGGCCATGGCCTTCGACGGCATCATCTTCCAGGGCCAGTCGCTGAAGATCCGCAGGCCTCACGACTACCAGCCCCTGCCTGGCATGTCGGAGAATCCCTCCGTCTACGTGCCCG GAGTTGTGTCCACGGTGGTCCCTGACTCTGCCCACAAGCTGTTCATCGGGGGCTTACCCAACTACCTGAACGACGACCAG gtcaaAGAGCTGCTCACGTCCTTCGGGCCCCTCAAGGCCTTCAACCTGGTCAAGGACAGTGCCACGGGGCTCTCCAAGGGCTACGCCTTCTGTGAGTACGTGGACATCAACGTCACAGACCAG GCCATCGCCGGGCTGAACGGGATGCAGCTGGGAGATAAGAAGCTGCTCGTGCAAAGGGCAAGTGTGGGAGCCAAGAATGCCACGCTGGTGAGCCCCCTG AGCACCATCAACCAGACGCCGGTGACGCTGCAGGTGCCGGGCCTGATGAGCTCGCAGGTGCAGATGGGCGGCCACCCGACCGAGGTGCTGTGCCTCATGAACATGGTGCTGCCGGAGGAGCTGCTGGACGACGAGGAGTACGAGGAGATCGTGGAGGACGTGCGCGACGAGTGCGGCAAGTACGGCGTCGTCAAGTCCATCGAGATCCCCCGGCCCGTGGACGGCGTGGAGGTGCCCGGCTGCGGGAAG ATCTTCGTGGAGTTCACGTCCGTGTTCGACTGCCAGAAGGCCATGCAGGGCCTGACGGGTCGCAAGTTCGCCAACAGAGTGGTTGTCACCAAGTACTGTGACCCCGACTCGTACCACCGCAGGGACTTCTGGTAG
- the U2AF2 gene encoding splicing factor U2AF 65 kDa subunit isoform X2 — MSDFDEFERQLNENKQERDKENRHRKRSHSRSRSRDRKRRSRSRDRRNRDQRSASRDRRRRSKPLARGAKEEHGGLIRSPRHEKKKKARKYWDVPPPGFEHITPMQYKAMQAAGQIPATALLPTMTPDGLAVTPTPVPVVGSQMTRQARRLYVGNIPFGITEEAMMDFFNAQMRLGGLTQAPGNPVLAVQINQDKNFAFLEFRSVDETTQAMAFDGIIFQGQSLKIRRPHDYQPLPGMSENPSVYVPGVVSTVVPDSAHKLFIGGLPNYLNDDQVKELLTSFGPLKAFNLVKDSATGLSKGYAFCEYVDINVTDQAIAGLNGMQLGDKKLLVQRSTINQTPVTLQVPGLMSSQVQMGGHPTEVLCLMNMVLPEELLDDEEYEEIVEDVRDECGKYGVVKSIEIPRPVDGVEVPGCGKIFVEFTSVFDCQKAMQGLTGRKFANRVVVTKYCDPDSYHRRDFW; from the exons ATGTCGGACTTCGACGAATTCGAGCGGCAGCTCAACGAGAACAAGCAAG agCGGGACAAGGAGAACCGGCACCGCAAGCGAAGCCACAGCCGCTCCCGCAGCCGGGACCGCAAGCGCCGGAGCCGCAGCCGCGACCGCCGGAACCGCGACCAGCGCAGCGCCTCCCGGGACCGGCGGCGGCGGAG CAAGCCCTTGGCCAGAGGCGCCAAAGAGGAGCATGGTGGACTGAt aCGCTCCCCCCGCcacgagaagaagaagaaggcccgAAAGTACTGGGACGTGCCGCCCCCGGGCTTCGAGCACATCACCCCCATGCAGTACAAGGCCATGCAAG CTGCTGGTCAGATTCCGGCCACGGCCCTCCTCCCCACCATGACTCCTGACGGTCTGGCCGTGACCCCGACGCCGGTGCCCGTGGTCGGCAGCCAGATGACCAGGCAGGCCCGGCGCCTCTACGTGGGCAACATCCCTTTTGGCATCACTGAG gaagcCATGATGGACTTCTTCAACGCTCAGATGCGCCTGGGAGGGCTGACCCAGGCCCCCGGGAACCCCGTCTTGGCTGTGCAGATTAACCAGGACAAGAACTTTGCCTTCTTAGAG TTCCGCTCAGTGGACGAGACGACCCAGGCCATGGCCTTCGACGGCATCATCTTCCAGGGCCAGTCGCTGAAGATCCGCAGGCCTCACGACTACCAGCCCCTGCCTGGCATGTCGGAGAATCCCTCCGTCTACGTGCCCG GAGTTGTGTCCACGGTGGTCCCTGACTCTGCCCACAAGCTGTTCATCGGGGGCTTACCCAACTACCTGAACGACGACCAG gtcaaAGAGCTGCTCACGTCCTTCGGGCCCCTCAAGGCCTTCAACCTGGTCAAGGACAGTGCCACGGGGCTCTCCAAGGGCTACGCCTTCTGTGAGTACGTGGACATCAACGTCACAGACCAG GCCATCGCCGGGCTGAACGGGATGCAGCTGGGAGATAAGAAGCTGCTCGTGCAAAGG AGCACCATCAACCAGACGCCGGTGACGCTGCAGGTGCCGGGCCTGATGAGCTCGCAGGTGCAGATGGGCGGCCACCCGACCGAGGTGCTGTGCCTCATGAACATGGTGCTGCCGGAGGAGCTGCTGGACGACGAGGAGTACGAGGAGATCGTGGAGGACGTGCGCGACGAGTGCGGCAAGTACGGCGTCGTCAAGTCCATCGAGATCCCCCGGCCCGTGGACGGCGTGGAGGTGCCCGGCTGCGGGAAG ATCTTCGTGGAGTTCACGTCCGTGTTCGACTGCCAGAAGGCCATGCAGGGCCTGACGGGTCGCAAGTTCGCCAACAGAGTGGTTGTCACCAAGTACTGTGACCCCGACTCGTACCACCGCAGGGACTTCTGGTAG
- the EPN1 gene encoding epsin-1 isoform X2: MSTSSLRRQVKNIVHNYSEAEIKVREATSNDPWGPSSSLMSEIADLTYNVVAFSEIMSMVWRRLNDHGKNWRHVYKAMTLMEYLIKTGSERVSQQCKENMYAVQTLKDFQYVDRDGKDQGVNVREKAKQLVALLRDEDRLREERAHALKTKEKLAQTATASSAAVGSGPPPEAEQAWPQSSGEEELQLQLALAMSKEEADQEERIRRGDDLRLQMAIEESKRETGGREESSLMDLADVFTAPAPQATSDPWGGPAPTAAPGADPWGGPPVPAAADPWGGPAPTPASGDPWRPATSVGAPVDPWGGTQAPAAGEGPTSDPWGSSEGGAPAGGPPASDPWTPAPAFSDPWGGSPAKPSTNDAAAAGGFEAEPDEFSDFDRLRTALPTSGSSTGELELLAGEVPARSPGAFDMSGVGGSLAEAVGSPPPAATPTPTPPTRKTPESFLGPNAALVDLDSLVSRPGPAPPGAKASNPFLPSGTPATGPGPSVTNPFQPTLPATLTLNQLRLSPVPPVPPVPGAPQTYISPMGGGPGLPPMMPPGPAAPNTNPFLL, from the exons ATGTCGACCTCGTCGCTGCGGCGCCAGGTGAAGAACATCGTCCACAACTACTCGGAGGCGGAGATCAAGGTGCGGGAGGCCACGAGCAACGACCCCTGGGGCCCGTCCAGCTCGCTCATGTCGGAGATCGCGGACCTGACGTACAACGTGGTGGCCTTCTCGGAGATCATGAGCATGGTCTGGCGGCGGCTCAACGACCACGGCAAGAACTGGCGGCACGTCTACAAG GCCATGACGCTGATGGAGTACCTGATCAAGACGGGCTCGGAGCGCGTGTCTCAGCAGTGCAAGGAGAACATGTACGCCGTGCAGACGCTCAAGGACTTCCAGTACGTGGACCGCGACGGCAAGGACCAGGGCGTGAACGTGCGTGAGAAGGCCAAGCAGCTCGTGGCGCTGCTGCGGGACGAGGACCGGCTGCGGGAGGAGCGTGCACATGCGCTCAAGACCAAGGAGAAGCTGGCGCAGACCGCCACGG cgTCCTCGGCCGCAGTGGGCTCAGGGCCGCCGCCCGAGGCGGAGCAGGCCTGGCCGCAGAGCAGCGGGGAggaggagctgcagctgcagctggcGCTGGCCATGAGCAAGGAGGAGGCCGACCAG GAGGAGCGGATCCGACGCGGGGATGACCTGAGGCTGCAGATGGCCATCGAGGAGAGCAAGCGGGAGACGGGTGGCAGGGAGGAG TCCTCGCTCATGGACCTCGCTGATGTCTTCACGGCCCCGGCTCCTCAGGCCACCTCGGATCCTTGGGGGGGCCCGGCGCCCACTGCTGCTCCTGGTGCCGACCCCTGGGGGggacccccagtccctgcagcTGCTGACCCCTGGGGGGGCCCGGCCCCCACGCCCGCCTCTGGGGACCCCTGGAGGCCTGCCACCTCTGTGGGGGCCCCCGTGGACCCCTGGGGCGGGACCCAGGCCCCCGCGGCTGGAGAGGGGCCGACATCTGACCCGTGGGGCAGCTCCGAAG GTGGAGCCCCGGCTGGTGGACCGCCCGCCTCCGACCCCTGGACCCCCGCCCCAGCCTTCTCAGACCCCTGGGGAGGCTCACCTGCCAAGCCCAGCACCAACGACgctgcag CCGCGGGTGGGTTCGAGGCCGAGCCTGATGAGTTCTCCGACTTTGACCGGCTGCGCACGGCCCTGCCGACCTCCGGGAGCAGCACAG GAGAGCTGGAGCTGCTGGCCGGAGAAGTGCCTGCCCGGAGTCCCGGGGCCTTTGACATGAGCGGGGTCGGAGGCTCTCTGGCCGAAGCTGTGGGGAGCCCCCCGCCcgcagccacccccacccccacgcccccCACACGGAAGACGCCGGAGTCGTTCCTGGGGCCGAACGCGGCTCTGGTGGACCTGGACTCGCTCGTGAGCCGGCCAGGCCCTGCGCCGCCCGGAGCCAAGGCCTCCAACCCCTTCCTGCCGAGTG GCACCCCGGCCACCGGCCCCGGCCCCTCCGTCACCAACCCCTTCCAGCCCACTCTGCCCGCGACGCTCACCCTCAACCAGCTCCGGCTCAGCCCCGTGCCCCCCGTGCCCCCCGTGCCCGGGGCACCGCAGACCTACATCTCTCCCATGGGTGGGGGACCGGGCCTGCCCCCCATGATGCCCCCGGGCCCCGCCGCCCCCAACACTAACCCCTTCCTCCTATAA
- the EPN1 gene encoding epsin-1 isoform X1: MSTSSLRRQVKNIVHNYSEAEIKVREATSNDPWGPSSSLMSEIADLTYNVVAFSEIMSMVWRRLNDHGKNWRHVYKAMTLMEYLIKTGSERVSQQCKENMYAVQTLKDFQYVDRDGKDQGVNVREKAKQLVALLRDEDRLREERAHALKTKEKLAQTATASSAAVGSGPPPEAEQAWPQSSGEEELQLQLALAMSKEEADQPPPCGPEDDVQLQLALSLSREEHDKEERIRRGDDLRLQMAIEESKRETGGREESSLMDLADVFTAPAPQATSDPWGGPAPTAAPGADPWGGPPVPAAADPWGGPAPTPASGDPWRPATSVGAPVDPWGGTQAPAAGEGPTSDPWGSSEGGAPAGGPPASDPWTPAPAFSDPWGGSPAKPSTNDAAAAGGFEAEPDEFSDFDRLRTALPTSGSSTGELELLAGEVPARSPGAFDMSGVGGSLAEAVGSPPPAATPTPTPPTRKTPESFLGPNAALVDLDSLVSRPGPAPPGAKASNPFLPSGTPATGPGPSVTNPFQPTLPATLTLNQLRLSPVPPVPPVPGAPQTYISPMGGGPGLPPMMPPGPAAPNTNPFLL; the protein is encoded by the exons ATGTCGACCTCGTCGCTGCGGCGCCAGGTGAAGAACATCGTCCACAACTACTCGGAGGCGGAGATCAAGGTGCGGGAGGCCACGAGCAACGACCCCTGGGGCCCGTCCAGCTCGCTCATGTCGGAGATCGCGGACCTGACGTACAACGTGGTGGCCTTCTCGGAGATCATGAGCATGGTCTGGCGGCGGCTCAACGACCACGGCAAGAACTGGCGGCACGTCTACAAG GCCATGACGCTGATGGAGTACCTGATCAAGACGGGCTCGGAGCGCGTGTCTCAGCAGTGCAAGGAGAACATGTACGCCGTGCAGACGCTCAAGGACTTCCAGTACGTGGACCGCGACGGCAAGGACCAGGGCGTGAACGTGCGTGAGAAGGCCAAGCAGCTCGTGGCGCTGCTGCGGGACGAGGACCGGCTGCGGGAGGAGCGTGCACATGCGCTCAAGACCAAGGAGAAGCTGGCGCAGACCGCCACGG cgTCCTCGGCCGCAGTGGGCTCAGGGCCGCCGCCCGAGGCGGAGCAGGCCTGGCCGCAGAGCAGCGGGGAggaggagctgcagctgcagctggcGCTGGCCATGAGCAAGGAGGAGGCCGACCAG cccccgcccTGCGGCCCCGAGGACGACGTCCAGCTCCAGCTGGCCCTTAGTTTGAGCCGCGAGGAGCACGATAAG GAGGAGCGGATCCGACGCGGGGATGACCTGAGGCTGCAGATGGCCATCGAGGAGAGCAAGCGGGAGACGGGTGGCAGGGAGGAG TCCTCGCTCATGGACCTCGCTGATGTCTTCACGGCCCCGGCTCCTCAGGCCACCTCGGATCCTTGGGGGGGCCCGGCGCCCACTGCTGCTCCTGGTGCCGACCCCTGGGGGggacccccagtccctgcagcTGCTGACCCCTGGGGGGGCCCGGCCCCCACGCCCGCCTCTGGGGACCCCTGGAGGCCTGCCACCTCTGTGGGGGCCCCCGTGGACCCCTGGGGCGGGACCCAGGCCCCCGCGGCTGGAGAGGGGCCGACATCTGACCCGTGGGGCAGCTCCGAAG GTGGAGCCCCGGCTGGTGGACCGCCCGCCTCCGACCCCTGGACCCCCGCCCCAGCCTTCTCAGACCCCTGGGGAGGCTCACCTGCCAAGCCCAGCACCAACGACgctgcag CCGCGGGTGGGTTCGAGGCCGAGCCTGATGAGTTCTCCGACTTTGACCGGCTGCGCACGGCCCTGCCGACCTCCGGGAGCAGCACAG GAGAGCTGGAGCTGCTGGCCGGAGAAGTGCCTGCCCGGAGTCCCGGGGCCTTTGACATGAGCGGGGTCGGAGGCTCTCTGGCCGAAGCTGTGGGGAGCCCCCCGCCcgcagccacccccacccccacgcccccCACACGGAAGACGCCGGAGTCGTTCCTGGGGCCGAACGCGGCTCTGGTGGACCTGGACTCGCTCGTGAGCCGGCCAGGCCCTGCGCCGCCCGGAGCCAAGGCCTCCAACCCCTTCCTGCCGAGTG GCACCCCGGCCACCGGCCCCGGCCCCTCCGTCACCAACCCCTTCCAGCCCACTCTGCCCGCGACGCTCACCCTCAACCAGCTCCGGCTCAGCCCCGTGCCCCCCGTGCCCCCCGTGCCCGGGGCACCGCAGACCTACATCTCTCCCATGGGTGGGGGACCGGGCCTGCCCCCCATGATGCCCCCGGGCCCCGCCGCCCCCAACACTAACCCCTTCCTCCTATAA